In Halanaerobiaceae bacterium ANBcell28, the DNA window AGCTTTAGTTCTAGTAACAGCTCTTATAGCCGTAAAGGAATTTAATACTATTTTGGTTTTATTAAGTAAAAAGAACCAGCTTTTTCTATCTTTATTGTCCTTAGTTATAATAATATTTACATATATAAATAATAAAGGTGTAATAAATATACCCTGGTCTTACTTTATTTTAATTATGTTTTTATTATTGATTGTATATCATATTAAAGAAATTGATAATGAAAATTTTTTAAACACACTAGGATATAATTTGATTGGAATTGTATACCTTGCTGGTGGCTTATCTTTTTTTATCTTATTAAGAGAGTTTTCTGTGGCACCCTTTGATAATACTAAAGCTCTTTGGTTAGCGCTTATAGCAACCTGGGCAGCCGATACTGGTGCTTACTTTATTGGAAACAAATTTGGAAAAACTAGATTATCTCCTAAAAGTCCAAATAAGAGCGTTGAAGGTGCTGTAGGTGGTATTGTTTTTTCTACAATTCTTATTTTTATATATACATCAATCATAGGGGCTTTCTCTATTTATTGGTTATTTTATGCTCCTCTTATAGCAATTATTGCTATGATTGGGGATTTGTTCGAATCAAGTATTAAACGCTTTGCAAATGTAAAAGATTCAGGTGAACTTATTCCTGGTCACGGTGGTATACTTGATAGAATTGATAGTTTGTTATTTTCTATTCCTTTTACCTATTTATTTATTATCTTATTTTAAATCACATTGTTTTATTAATTTTATTATCAAATAGATTCCCTAAGTTTTAAATTATAATAAAGTATATAGCTTTTAGTATGACCATTTTGATTAGGCCTAACTAAAAGCTATATTTATACTAATGTGTACAAGATTAATCAATAATTTTAAGCATATAATATAATATTTTGAAACATAAAACTTATAATATCTCTATAAGACGAATATAATTTAAAGTGACCTTAGTTAAAAGGGGTATTATATATGAAAAGTTTTCCAATAAAGTTACTTTATTTAACTATAATGATAATTATAATAGTTTTATTATTAAGATTTTCTCTTATTTATTTAACTCCATTTCTATTGGCAATTATCTTTGCTAGTATTATTAATCCCATTGTAAATAGAGTAGAAAATTATTTTAATATTAATAGAAAATATGCTGTCCTTATTGTTATTATTTGTTTTGCAATCATGTTTGTACTTATTGTTTTCTGGATAATATTACAAAGTTATCATGAATTGATTTATTTATGGAATGATATTCCTGATTATGATAGCTTGCTTATGAATTTGAATAATTTAATTAATGAAAATAATAATTTACAAGAAATATTTGAAAGTAATATTATGAATTTTTTAAAGGAAAATTTAGGCTTAAATTTACAATTGATTTATAATATAATGAAAGAAAATATTGCTTTTTTAAGTTCATGTTTTATAGATATTATTACATTTTTACCGATGATATTACTTGTGATTTTTCTGAGTTTTATTGCAACGTATTTTTTATTAAGAGATATAGATACTATTAACTATCATATTATTAATTTTTTTCCATCTAAAATACAAAAAAAAGTATATAACTTAGAAAAAGAAATTAGCATTTCTATAATTGCATTTTTAAGAGCACAGTTTATATTAATGTTAATTACTGCTATTATTTCTTTCTTAGGCTTGCTTATTATAGGAAATAATTATGCATTATTAATAGCTGTTATTATTGCAGTCCTTGATTTAATACCTATTCTAGGTCCAGGTTTGATTTTTCTTCCGTGGATAATATTTAATATTCTTATTGGAGAGTTTTTCATAGCTTTAAAATTGTTAATTATTTATACAATTACTGCAGCTTTTCGTCAGGGTTTTGAAAGCAAAATTATAGCTTATCATTTAGGTTTTCATCCACTTGCTATCATGATATCTTTTTATTTAGGTTACCGAATTATTGGTTTTACTGGATTTATAATTGGCCCTGCAGTTTTAATTCTATTAAGAGCTATACATAATACCGATATATTTTCAGATATATTAATTTTTAAGGAGTGAAGTAAATTATGAAGCAACTTGTGTTATTAGGTTCTACAGGCTCAATTGGAACTCAAACTTTAGATGTTATAGATAATCTTTCTGATGACTGGAAAGTAATTGGAATGAGTGCTAATTCTAATATAGATTTATTAGAAAAACAAGCGAGGAAATATCTTCCGAAATATCTAGTGATTAAAAATGATAAATTAAGAAATGAATTAAAGCTTAGACTAGAAGACTTTGAAATAGAAATATTAACTGCTGAAAAAGGGCTTGAATTTCTAGCATCAGAGATAGAATCTGATATTGTAATCAATTCAATCGTGGGAGCGGCAGGACTTAAACCAACTATTGCTGCTTTGAAAGCTGGTAGAAAGATAGGCCTTGCAAATAAAGAAAGCTTGGTTATAGGTGGGGAGATTATAAAAAGGCTTCTTTGTGATTCAAACAATCAAATTTTACCAATCGATAGTGAACATAATGCTATTTTTCAAATATTAAATGGACATAATAAAAGTGATGTAAAAAATATTATTCTAACGGCTTCTGGTGGTCCTTTTCGCGATTATTCTTATAAAGAGTTGAAGGATGTAAGTGTTAAGCAAGCATTAAATCACCCTAATTGGGATATGGGTGGAAAAATTAGTATAGATTCAGCAACAATGATGAATAAGGGGCTTGAAGTTATTGAAGCTCATTTTTTATTTAATCTTCCATATGATAATATAAAAGTGGTAGTACATCCTGAAAGTATAATCCATTCTATGGTTGAATTA includes these proteins:
- the ytvI gene encoding sporulation integral membrane protein YtvI is translated as MKSFPIKLLYLTIMIIIIVLLLRFSLIYLTPFLLAIIFASIINPIVNRVENYFNINRKYAVLIVIICFAIMFVLIVFWIILQSYHELIYLWNDIPDYDSLLMNLNNLINENNNLQEIFESNIMNFLKENLGLNLQLIYNIMKENIAFLSSCFIDIITFLPMILLVIFLSFIATYFLLRDIDTINYHIINFFPSKIQKKVYNLEKEISISIIAFLRAQFILMLITAIISFLGLLIIGNNYALLIAVIIAVLDLIPILGPGLIFLPWIIFNILIGEFFIALKLLIIYTITAAFRQGFESKIIAYHLGFHPLAIMISFYLGYRIIGFTGFIIGPAVLILLRAIHNTDIFSDILIFKE
- a CDS encoding phosphatidate cytidylyltransferase; this encodes MLLKRFTSAVIGILLLILIIFMGSIPFLALVLVTALIAVKEFNTILVLLSKKNQLFLSLLSLVIIIFTYINNKGVINIPWSYFILIMFLLLIVYHIKEIDNENFLNTLGYNLIGIVYLAGGLSFFILLREFSVAPFDNTKALWLALIATWAADTGAYFIGNKFGKTRLSPKSPNKSVEGAVGGIVFSTILIFIYTSIIGAFSIYWLFYAPLIAIIAMIGDLFESSIKRFANVKDSGELIPGHGGILDRIDSLLFSIPFTYLFIILF
- a CDS encoding 1-deoxy-D-xylulose-5-phosphate reductoisomerase; protein product: MKQLVLLGSTGSIGTQTLDVIDNLSDDWKVIGMSANSNIDLLEKQARKYLPKYLVIKNDKLRNELKLRLEDFEIEILTAEKGLEFLASEIESDIVINSIVGAAGLKPTIAALKAGRKIGLANKESLVIGGEIIKRLLCDSNNQILPIDSEHNAIFQILNGHNKSDVKNIILTASGGPFRDYSYKELKDVSVKQALNHPNWDMGGKISIDSATMMNKGLEVIEAHFLFNLPYDNIKVVVHPESIIHSMVELVDNSIIAEMGVADMRMPIQYTLTFPERRQSCAKELDFFETGKLSFERADLDKFPALKLAYQAGKAGGTMPVVLNAANEEAVSAFMNGLISFIEIPKIIEKTMDKHTNIKQASLEDIYGIDNWSRRIAKEVMQW